The DNA segment TGGGTAAAACCGTTTATTACAAACCTGAAGATGAAGATTTATATACCTTCAGCATCGGTTATGAAGAACTTGTAAAAACCCGTCAAAGCTTTCCTTTCTTAAAGGATGCCGACAATTTTAGTATCATTTAACCAAACAAACTATACCAAACCAAACCATGTTTAACCGTAGAAAATTTATAAAAGCATCTGCGCTTTCCGCTTCGTTATTGGCCATCGACAGAACAAGTGCGGCAGCGATGATCCCTGCTCCTTCTTCCCAGGAACCCGTAAAACCGATTGTGATCTCGACCTGGGATTTCGGTATTGCAGCCAATCAGGCGGCATGGAAAGTGCTTTCCACTGGAGGCCGGGCTTTGGACGCGGTGGAGAAAGGTGTTCATGTTCCCGAGGCTGACCCTAAAAATCAGTCGGTAGGATATGGCGGCTTACCGGACAGAGATGGTCATGTAACCCTGGATGCCTGTATCATGGATGATTTAGGCAATTGCGGTGCGGTAGCAGGTTTAGAACACATTATGCACCCGATATCTGTGGCAAGACTCGTGATGGAGAAAACGCCGCATGTGATGCTTGTTGGTGATGGTGCACTTCAGTTTGCATTAGAAAACGGCTTTAAAAAAGAAAACCTGCTCACTAAAGAAAGTGAAAAAGCATGGAAGGAATGGTTGAAAACAGCCAAATATGCGCCGGTGATGAACATCGAGAATAAATTGTACGATAAGGCTGCTCCTACTAAATTACCAGGAAACCAATACAACCATGATACCATAGGTATGTTGGCCATTGATGCCAAAGGAAACATCTCTGGGGCCTGTACCACCAGCGGAATGGCTTATAAACTTCATGGACGTGTGGGCGATAGCCCGATCATCGGAGCAGGCTTATATGTAGACAATGAAGTTGGCGGCGCCACCTCTACAGGAGTAGGCGAAGAGGTGATCCGTAATGTAGGCAGCTTCTTAGTCGTAGAATTGATGAGACAAGGTTATGCTCCTGAGGATGCCTGTAAAGAAGCGGTAATGAGGA comes from the Pedobacter sp. FW305-3-2-15-E-R2A2 genome and includes:
- a CDS encoding N(4)-(beta-N-acetylglucosaminyl)-L-asparaginase translates to MFNRRKFIKASALSASLLAIDRTSAAAMIPAPSSQEPVKPIVISTWDFGIAANQAAWKVLSTGGRALDAVEKGVHVPEADPKNQSVGYGGLPDRDGHVTLDACIMDDLGNCGAVAGLEHIMHPISVARLVMEKTPHVMLVGDGALQFALENGFKKENLLTKESEKAWKEWLKTAKYAPVMNIENKLYDKAAPTKLPGNQYNHDTIGMLAIDAKGNISGACTTSGMAYKLHGRVGDSPIIGAGLYVDNEVGGATSTGVGEEVIRNVGSFLVVELMRQGYAPEDACKEAVMRIIKKKPEIAKGIQVGFLALNKKGEYGAYAIQKGFSYAVCTSQKDDLLIPGKSYY